In Quercus lobata isolate SW786 chromosome 12, ValleyOak3.0 Primary Assembly, whole genome shotgun sequence, a genomic segment contains:
- the LOC115972600 gene encoding uncharacterized protein LOC115972600 isoform X2: MLTIKWHGRGQGCASFLSSPILKPNTRKKTKVIKLNISTPSESNVKKANLSATRKERIKLPNYDDDCCGGKTFHISEFLCHPSGIQAMLNTSSLQSFQALDTNTYRCFLPKVQLLNFEAAPVLDLRVTPTNEDCTVEMLSCKFEGSEIMERQNNHFSASMLNHMTWETNGFESFLEVEIYTRPFTMLPVSSVERPGNLMMQALVDRLFPLHIQQLLQDYDKWVHQQLDIL, translated from the exons ATGTTAACTATTAAATGGCATGGACGTGGACAAGGCTGTGCCTCATTTCTATCTTCTCCTATACTAAAACCCAATACCAG GAAGAAAACTAAAGTAATCAAGCTAAACATATCAACTCCATCTGAGTCAAATGTAAAGAAAGCAAATTTATCAGCCACAAGGAAAGAAAGAATTAAGCTTCCAAATTATGATGATGATTGCTGTGGGGGCAAGACATTTCATATTAGTGAATTTCTATGCCACCCTTCTGGAATTCAAGCAATGCTCAATACAAGTTCCTTGCAAAGTTTTCAAGCTCTTGACACTAACACTTACAG GTGCTTTCTTCCAAAAGTTCAACTTCTAAATTTTGAAGCGGCCCCTGTGCTGGACTTACGAGTGACCCCAACAAATGAAGATTGTACAGTTGAGATGCTTTCTTGCAAG TTTGAGGGTTCAGAGATCATGGAACGACAAAACAACCATTTTTCAG CTTCTATGCTAAATCACATGACATGGGAGACGAATGgttttgaatcatttttggaggTTGAG ATTTACACACGCCCATTTACTATGTTGCCTGTATCATCTGTTGAGCGTCCTGGAAATTT AATGATGCAAGCTCTGGTGGATAGGCTCTTCCCATTACATATACAGCAACTACTACAAGATTATGACAAATGGGTTCATCAGCAATTGGATATTTTATGA
- the LOC115972600 gene encoding uncharacterized protein LOC115972600 isoform X1, which translates to MLTIKWHGRGQGCASFLSSPILKPNTRKKTKVIKLNISTPSESNVKKANLSATRKERIKLPNYDDDCCGGKTFHISEFLCHPSGIQAMLNTSSLQSFQALDTNTYRCFLPKVQLLNFEAAPVLDLRVTPTNEDCTVEMLSCKFEGSEIMERQNNHFSASMLNHMTWETNGFESFLEVEVKLNLTLEIYTRPFTMLPVSSVERPGNLMMQALVDRLFPLHIQQLLQDYDKWVHQQLDIL; encoded by the exons ATGTTAACTATTAAATGGCATGGACGTGGACAAGGCTGTGCCTCATTTCTATCTTCTCCTATACTAAAACCCAATACCAG GAAGAAAACTAAAGTAATCAAGCTAAACATATCAACTCCATCTGAGTCAAATGTAAAGAAAGCAAATTTATCAGCCACAAGGAAAGAAAGAATTAAGCTTCCAAATTATGATGATGATTGCTGTGGGGGCAAGACATTTCATATTAGTGAATTTCTATGCCACCCTTCTGGAATTCAAGCAATGCTCAATACAAGTTCCTTGCAAAGTTTTCAAGCTCTTGACACTAACACTTACAG GTGCTTTCTTCCAAAAGTTCAACTTCTAAATTTTGAAGCGGCCCCTGTGCTGGACTTACGAGTGACCCCAACAAATGAAGATTGTACAGTTGAGATGCTTTCTTGCAAG TTTGAGGGTTCAGAGATCATGGAACGACAAAACAACCATTTTTCAG CTTCTATGCTAAATCACATGACATGGGAGACGAATGgttttgaatcatttttggaggTTGAGGTGAAGTTGAATCTCACTCTTGAG ATTTACACACGCCCATTTACTATGTTGCCTGTATCATCTGTTGAGCGTCCTGGAAATTT AATGATGCAAGCTCTGGTGGATAGGCTCTTCCCATTACATATACAGCAACTACTACAAGATTATGACAAATGGGTTCATCAGCAATTGGATATTTTATGA
- the LOC115972483 gene encoding uncharacterized protein LOC115972483, which translates to MAKSSTAKLFFLSSLSSSFRLRYLTTATTRTSLSFTFTCSRNITTRASKSNKNKQKAKVVVTAAAKNSVVVKEKRRTRSDKALDEHAIQSYVGDGGAAAPHIPVMLGEVVDVFSSKPLRSFVDCTVGAAGHSSAIIQAHPELKLYFGMDVDPVAYEKARARIDAILNGDSCHPTSDLKTHTILKNFRHIKSVLSEVDKKLLDTGVDGILMDLGMSSMQVNDPERGFSVLGNGPLDMRMDPQASLRAEDILNSWPDTEVGRILREYGEESNWRSLQNKIVKARLHGGLHTTGEVADLIRNATPGTRGGRQGWIKTATRVFQALRIAVNDELKTLEDSLYSCFDCLAPGGRLAVISFHSLEDRIVKQTFLDIINSNEDGGDEEGRQRIELRKIRNDNGENEPWIKQMIQGYRGAILTKRPITPSEEEERLNRRCRSAKLRVIQKVERE; encoded by the exons ATGGCGAAATCGTCAACCGCAAAGCTCTTCTTTCTCTCCTCACTTTCATCGTCGTTCCGTCTTCGCTACCTCACCACCGCCACCACAAGAACTAGTCTCAGTTTCACTTTCACTTGCAGTCGTAACATTACTACTCGTGCTTCGAagagtaacaaaaataagcagAAAGCGAAAGTAGTGGTAACTGCAGCAGCGAAGAATTCGGTGGTGGTGAAGGAGAAGAGGAGGACTCGCTCTGACAAAGCTTTGGATGAACACGCAATCCAAAGCTACGTCGGTGACGGTGGCGCCGCCGCGCCGCATATACCTGTGATGCTTGGCGAAGTAGTCGACGTCTTCTCCTCCAAACCCCTCCGCTCTTTCGTTGATTGTACCGTCGGCGCCGCCGGTCACTCCTCTGCT ATAATTCAAGCCCATCCAGAATTGAAACTCTATTTTGGCATGGATGTTGATCCTGTGGCTTATGAGAAGGCTAGAGCTCGAATTGATGCCATCTTGAATGGTGATTCTTGTCATCCAACTTCTGACCTGAAAACACATACCATTTTGAAGAATTTTAGGCATATCAAATCTGTGCTTAGCGAGGTTGATAAGAAACTGTTAGACACTGGAGTTGACGGCATCTTAATGGACTTGGGAATGTCATCCATGCAG GTGAACGATCCTGAAAGAGGGTTCAGTGTACTTGGTAATGGACCTCTTGATATGCGAATGGATCCTCAG GCAAGTCTGAGAGCAGAAGACATTTTAAATTCTTGGCCAGATACTGAAGTGGGACGGATATTGCGGGAATATGGGGAGGAGAGCAACTGGCGCTCTCTTCAGAATAAAATTGTCAAAGCCCGATTACATGGTGGGTTGCATACGACTGGCGAAGTAGCAGATCTTATTCGGAATGCAACTCCTGGGACTAGAG GAGGGAGGCAAGGTTGGATAAAGACAGCAACCAGGGTGTTTCAAGCTCTGAGGATAGCTGTTAACGACGAACTTAAGACACTGGAGGATTCGCTCTATTCTTGTTTTGATTGCCTCGCACCTGGTGGTAGGCTTGCTGTCATCTCTTTCCACAGTTTGGAGGACAGAATTGTAAAACAAACATTTCTTGACATCATTAACAGCAATGAGGATGGTGGGGATGAAGAAGGGAGACAGAGAATTGAATTGAGAAAGATCAGAAATGATAATGGTGAAAATGAACCGTGGATTAAACAAATGATACAGGGTTATAGAGGAGCAATCCTCACAAAGAGACCAATAACACCATcggaggaggaagagagattgAACCGCCGGTGTAGAAGTGCTAAGCTCAGGGTGATTCAGAAGGTTGAAAGAGAATAA